The following are from one region of the Candidatus Methylarchaceae archaeon HK02M2 genome:
- the pyrH gene encoding UMP kinase: MKIVLKIGGSIIGSPPDPSILNAYIKHFLELREDGHILAIVIGGGPLSRQFIKTAESLGLNEEDQDELAISISRLNAKLFVKKLKGILSDTIPSTIDQITHLLKMSNIAIMGGLKPGITTDSVAALVAKAIKADLFVKATDQEGVYIKDPRIYPQAKKLDSITFTELCKISDIEYKPGIHSILDLKAIKILKNSGIKTIILNGLKPENVKLAVLGKKIGTRIEV; the protein is encoded by the coding sequence ATGAAGATAGTTCTTAAAATTGGTGGCTCAATAATAGGCTCGCCACCAGACCCTTCTATTTTAAATGCCTATATAAAACATTTTTTAGAGTTAAGGGAAGACGGGCATATCTTAGCGATTGTAATTGGTGGGGGCCCCCTCTCAAGGCAATTCATAAAGACAGCTGAGTCTCTAGGCCTGAACGAAGAGGATCAAGACGAATTAGCTATCTCCATATCTAGGTTAAATGCTAAACTTTTCGTTAAGAAACTTAAAGGAATTCTTTCAGACACAATCCCATCCACGATAGATCAGATTACCCACTTATTAAAAATGTCAAATATAGCTATAATGGGTGGACTAAAGCCAGGCATTACAACAGATTCTGTTGCAGCCTTGGTTGCTAAAGCCATAAAAGCAGACCTTTTTGTAAAGGCAACCGATCAAGAAGGAGTATACATAAAAGATCCGAGAATCTACCCTCAAGCTAAAAAGCTAGACTCAATCACATTTACAGAATTATGTAAAATTTCAGATATAGAGTATAAACCGGGTATACATAGCATATTGGATTTAAAAGCGATAAAAATTCTTAAAAATTCTGGAATAAAGACTATAATATTAAATGGTTTAAAACCTGAAAATGTTAAACTTGCTGTTCTAGGCAAGAAAATTGGTACAAGAATTGAGGTTTAG